One Oscillatoria salina IIICB1 genomic window carries:
- a CDS encoding heavy metal translocating P-type ATPase: MQVADKPTQTTVKPKLETATLDVGGMKCAGCVSSVERQLTQNEGVISAQVNLITGIAAIAYEPGKVEPANLAETLTKRGFPSQVRGTESTSSEDETPNWVTKQQQERQHQLQQLIIAGILLFFSTLGHLQHIGGPVIPVVGNIWVHAGLATLALLLPGRELLIDGWRSLRHGNPNMNSLVGLGTFSAYAASCVALAFPQLGWECFFDEPVMLLGFILLGRTLEGRARGRASAALEKLLSLQPPVARLIGKNNLHDGEGIEIPVEQVRVGELVRVLPGEKIPVDGKIVAGKTSVDESMLTGEPVPVAKETGDEVTAGTIVQSGAIAIETTRIGKNTTLAQIIKLVEAAQTRKAPVQQFADTVAGYFAYGVMAIASVTFLFWYFIGTKIWSEVLVTHAHHMEMTTSPLLLSLKLAIATLVIACPCALGLATPTAILVGTGIGAEKGILIKGGDILEQVHHLDTVVFDKTGTLTEGRPTVTDCIPLNEISSDRLLQLAAATEKGTNHPLAVAIVTEAEQRELTLLPAEDFHTEPGLGVAATVETERVWLGNAEWLRKQGIDFSDTVKTQVATLAESGKTVVYLASDRELVGIIALKDTLRRDAKETVDRLQKMGLNVILLTGDSEKVARAIAKQVGIEQIFAEVHPDRKATIIQSLQTGDWGLGIRDWEDKGDKGDKEEGEDKLIIDNCSLKSPIPNPQTIAMVGDGINDAPALAQADVGISLYGGTEVAIETAAIVLMETRLIDVVESIRLGNATFKKIRQNLFWALGYNILAIPIAAGALLPKFGLVLSPAAAGAMMAFSSVMVVTNSLLLRRRF, translated from the coding sequence ATGCAAGTTGCTGACAAACCTACTCAAACTACCGTCAAACCGAAATTAGAAACAGCCACCCTCGATGTTGGGGGAATGAAATGTGCTGGTTGTGTCAGTTCAGTAGAACGTCAACTGACCCAAAATGAGGGTGTAATCTCTGCCCAAGTTAATTTAATCACGGGAATCGCCGCGATCGCCTATGAACCAGGAAAAGTAGAACCGGCAAATCTGGCGGAAACTCTTACCAAACGCGGCTTTCCCTCTCAAGTACGCGGTACAGAATCTACTTCCTCTGAGGACGAAACACCGAATTGGGTAACGAAACAACAGCAAGAAAGACAGCATCAACTCCAACAGCTAATTATTGCGGGGATATTGCTATTTTTCTCGACTCTCGGACATTTGCAACATATCGGTGGTCCGGTGATTCCTGTAGTTGGGAATATCTGGGTTCACGCTGGTTTAGCAACTCTTGCTTTGTTGCTACCGGGACGAGAACTTCTCATTGATGGTTGGCGAAGTTTGCGTCACGGCAACCCGAACATGAATAGCCTGGTAGGGTTGGGAACGTTTAGCGCCTATGCTGCCTCTTGTGTCGCCTTGGCGTTCCCTCAACTGGGTTGGGAGTGTTTTTTTGATGAACCTGTGATGTTGTTGGGTTTTATCCTCTTAGGGCGTACTCTAGAAGGAAGGGCGAGAGGTCGCGCTTCGGCTGCGTTGGAGAAATTATTAAGCCTTCAGCCGCCAGTTGCTCGTTTAATTGGTAAAAATAATCTTCATGATGGAGAAGGAATTGAAATTCCCGTCGAACAAGTACGAGTTGGTGAGTTGGTGCGAGTATTACCGGGAGAAAAAATTCCTGTAGATGGCAAAATTGTCGCGGGAAAAACCTCTGTTGATGAGTCAATGTTAACTGGGGAACCAGTACCCGTAGCCAAAGAAACCGGAGATGAAGTAACCGCAGGAACAATCGTGCAATCCGGCGCGATCGCCATTGAAACGACTCGGATTGGCAAAAATACCACATTAGCCCAGATTATCAAACTCGTAGAAGCAGCGCAAACTCGGAAAGCACCAGTACAGCAATTCGCCGATACCGTCGCGGGATACTTTGCTTATGGGGTAATGGCGATCGCCAGTGTAACTTTCTTATTTTGGTATTTTATCGGCACGAAAATTTGGTCAGAGGTGTTAGTAACTCACGCACACCACATGGAAATGACCACCTCGCCGTTATTATTAAGCTTAAAATTAGCGATCGCCACTTTGGTTATCGCTTGTCCTTGCGCTCTCGGTTTAGCTACACCAACAGCTATTCTGGTAGGAACGGGTATCGGTGCAGAAAAAGGTATTTTAATTAAAGGTGGCGATATCCTCGAACAAGTTCACCACTTGGATACAGTAGTTTTTGACAAAACTGGTACGCTAACTGAAGGTCGTCCCACAGTTACCGACTGTATACCCTTAAACGAAATTAGCTCAGATCGGCTTTTACAACTCGCCGCAGCCACGGAAAAAGGAACAAATCATCCTTTAGCCGTAGCTATAGTGACAGAAGCAGAACAACGCGAATTAACCTTATTACCAGCAGAAGATTTTCATACCGAACCCGGATTAGGTGTAGCCGCAACAGTCGAAACTGAACGAGTATGGTTAGGAAATGCTGAATGGCTAAGAAAACAAGGAATTGATTTCAGCGACACAGTAAAAACTCAAGTAGCAACCCTAGCCGAAAGTGGCAAAACTGTAGTATATCTTGCAAGCGATCGAGAATTAGTTGGCATAATTGCGCTTAAAGACACCTTGCGTAGAGATGCCAAAGAAACCGTAGATCGCTTACAGAAAATGGGCTTAAACGTCATCTTGCTAACCGGAGACTCAGAAAAAGTTGCTAGAGCGATCGCTAAACAAGTCGGAATAGAACAAATCTTTGCAGAAGTTCATCCCGATCGCAAAGCAACAATTATTCAATCACTCCAAACTGGGGACTGGGGATTAGGAATTAGGGATTGGGAAGACAAGGGAGACAAGGGAGACAAAGAGGAGGGGGAGGATAAGCTGATAATTGATAACTGTTCACTGAAATCCCCAATCCCCAATCCCCAAACAATTGCAATGGTAGGAGACGGAATTAACGACGCACCCGCTTTAGCCCAAGCAGACGTAGGTATATCCCTCTATGGAGGAACCGAAGTCGCGATCGAAACCGCAGCCATAGTGCTAATGGAAACGCGGTTAATTGATGTCGTCGAATCAATCCGACTCGGCAATGCTACATTCAAAAAAATTCGTCAAAATCTATTTTGGGCATTAGGGTACAATATTTTGGCGATTCCCATTGCTGCGGGAGCATTACTGCCTAAATTTGGGTTGGTACTCAGTCCTGCTGCTGCTGGTGCTATGATGGCGTTTAGTTCAGTAATGGTAGTGACAAATTCACTACTTTTACGCCGTCGCTTTTAA
- a CDS encoding YkvA family protein, producing MKLSVQEIYNWYRNTLRNPKYRWWIILGTIAYLVSPIDLAPDFIPIAGQLDDIALLTLLISELSQIVIEFAKSRQVNSGTTATATEESGKETVDVNAIPVE from the coding sequence ATGAAATTATCTGTACAAGAAATTTATAATTGGTATCGCAACACGCTTCGTAATCCGAAGTATCGCTGGTGGATTATTTTAGGTACGATCGCATATCTGGTTAGTCCGATCGATCTTGCTCCTGATTTTATCCCGATCGCGGGACAATTGGATGATATTGCTTTGTTAACGTTACTGATTTCGGAGTTGTCTCAGATCGTTATTGAATTTGCTAAGTCTCGTCAAGTGAATTCGGGGACGACTGCTACTGCTACGGAAGAGTCTGGTAAGGAAACTGTTGATGTGAATGCGATTCCTGTTGAGTAA
- a CDS encoding type II CAAX endopeptidase family protein: MTIKRFILTLLTIFAVGKLLLDLVGSFSQPQVQSRLQLYQTNLILHASEYQVDNNRESAQENFDFARQALIGEKAYSSAQKQYEKSLEVAEKSRENLRRKLEQQQPTGINDSTVEVPPLGKPPGENKQNQQLVNAIAQVDRFIDELQLKIGIIQARQDRTEEAIATWNQIIESSPDNLADATNAQIAEIVKGLWSEIPVVIPGAEETIQANLEGWFRYRALHQLYEIQGQSAKLAALESQEETVAQTAMVKLALIGGIPAIAGFLGIILLVSLLAQVALKGKESILATHSGVPWKTPWNWEITWQVLIVGFFTIGQIILPLLLGLSGFNPTNLGLRAKAIYVLISYLLMAFAGLLVLFLSIKEFLPLPKSWFRIKPTGNWIFWGIGGYLVAVPLVVIVSLVNQQIWQGQGGSNPILLLALEAKDSVVLAIFFITASVAAPVFEEIMFRGFLLPSLTRYVPVWGAILGSSLIFSIAHLSLSEVLPLTMLGIVLGFVYTRSRNLLAPMLLHSLWNGGTLLSLFVLGSG, encoded by the coding sequence ATGACCATTAAACGATTTATTTTAACGTTGCTGACCATTTTTGCTGTGGGTAAATTGCTCCTCGATTTGGTAGGTAGTTTTAGTCAACCACAAGTACAAAGTCGCTTGCAATTGTATCAGACTAATTTGATTTTACACGCGAGTGAATATCAAGTTGATAATAATCGCGAATCAGCTCAGGAGAATTTTGATTTTGCTCGTCAAGCTTTGATTGGGGAAAAAGCTTATTCCTCTGCACAAAAACAGTATGAAAAATCTCTAGAAGTTGCGGAAAAGTCTAGGGAAAATTTACGCCGTAAATTGGAACAACAACAACCAACAGGAATTAATGATTCTACCGTTGAAGTTCCACCTTTAGGGAAACCACCGGGAGAAAATAAGCAAAATCAACAGTTAGTAAATGCGATCGCGCAAGTGGATCGCTTTATTGATGAACTTCAGCTTAAGATTGGTATTATACAAGCAAGGCAGGATCGCACTGAAGAGGCGATCGCTACTTGGAATCAAATCATTGAGTCTTCTCCTGATAATCTGGCTGATGCGACTAATGCACAGATTGCAGAAATTGTCAAGGGTTTGTGGTCGGAAATTCCGGTAGTTATCCCTGGTGCGGAAGAGACAATTCAAGCAAATCTCGAAGGTTGGTTTCGCTACCGAGCTTTGCATCAATTGTACGAAATCCAAGGACAATCAGCGAAATTAGCAGCTTTAGAAAGTCAAGAAGAAACCGTTGCTCAAACAGCAATGGTTAAGTTAGCATTAATCGGAGGAATTCCGGCGATCGCTGGTTTTCTCGGTATTATTTTATTGGTTTCTCTCTTAGCACAAGTAGCCTTAAAAGGCAAAGAATCAATTCTCGCAACGCATAGCGGCGTACCCTGGAAAACACCTTGGAATTGGGAAATTACTTGGCAAGTTTTGATTGTCGGCTTTTTTACAATCGGGCAAATTATCCTGCCATTATTGTTAGGTTTATCTGGATTTAATCCGACAAATTTAGGTTTGCGAGCGAAAGCAATTTACGTGTTAATTAGTTACTTATTAATGGCTTTTGCCGGGTTACTGGTGCTGTTTCTTTCGATTAAAGAATTTTTACCCTTACCTAAAAGTTGGTTCCGGATTAAACCTACAGGTAACTGGATTTTCTGGGGAATAGGTGGATATTTAGTAGCCGTTCCTTTAGTAGTAATTGTCTCGCTCGTTAACCAACAAATTTGGCAGGGACAAGGCGGAAGTAACCCGATTTTACTTTTAGCTTTAGAAGCGAAAGATAGCGTAGTATTAGCAATCTTTTTTATCACCGCTAGTGTAGCAGCACCAGTATTTGAGGAAATAATGTTCCGAGGATTTTTATTACCTTCCTTAACTCGTTACGTGCCAGTTTGGGGAGCAATTCTGGGTAGCAGTTTAATATTTTCCATCGCTCATTTGAGTTTATCAGAAGTGCTACCGCTAACAATGTTAGGCATCGTCTTAGGATTTGTCTACACGCGATCGCGCAATCTTCTCGCACCAATGTTACTTCACAGTCTTTGGAATGGCGGGACTTTACTCAGTTTATTCGTTTTAGGGAGCGGTTAG
- the holB gene encoding DNA polymerase III subunit delta', whose amino-acid sequence MDSFAKLIGQPQAVDLLNQAVAKNRIAPAYLFAGPNGVGRRLAAQCFTQLLFCQGLPTEKQQKIQKKLQDGNHPDLYWVEPTYLHQGKLLTAKEAAEAGLNRKAPPQIRIEQIREITRFLSRPPLETSRAVVVLSAAETMAEGAANALLKTLEEPGRATIILIAPSAESLLATLVSRCQRIPFTSLSQTDLIQVLQNLGHEEILADEAVLAIAQGSPGEAILAWEQLKQIPPELLTKLKQLPKKPLDAFIFAQEINNELNTETQLWLINYLQYYYWNKFSQQRYLAQLEQTRKSLLCYAQPRLVWECTFLAMCQ is encoded by the coding sequence ATGGACTCATTTGCAAAACTAATCGGTCAACCTCAAGCCGTTGATTTACTTAATCAAGCAGTAGCCAAAAACCGCATTGCACCAGCTTATCTGTTTGCGGGTCCTAATGGCGTAGGGCGACGTTTAGCCGCGCAATGTTTCACGCAATTGTTATTTTGTCAAGGTTTACCCACAGAAAAACAACAAAAAATCCAGAAAAAGTTACAAGATGGCAATCATCCCGATTTATATTGGGTAGAACCGACTTATCTGCATCAAGGTAAACTTTTAACAGCCAAAGAAGCTGCAGAAGCAGGATTAAATCGCAAAGCCCCACCTCAAATTCGCATCGAACAAATTCGCGAAATTACTAGATTTCTCAGTCGTCCGCCTTTGGAAACTTCTCGCGCAGTGGTAGTCTTGTCAGCAGCCGAAACAATGGCAGAAGGTGCAGCCAATGCCTTGTTAAAAACATTAGAAGAACCAGGACGTGCGACAATTATTTTAATTGCGCCCTCGGCTGAAAGTTTGCTGGCGACTTTAGTTTCTCGTTGTCAGCGTATTCCCTTTACTTCTCTTTCCCAAACAGATTTGATTCAGGTATTGCAAAATTTGGGACATGAAGAGATTTTAGCCGATGAAGCAGTTTTGGCGATCGCCCAAGGTAGTCCCGGTGAAGCCATTCTCGCTTGGGAACAATTAAAACAAATTCCACCAGAATTATTAACTAAACTCAAACAACTACCAAAAAAGCCCCTCGATGCTTTTATTTTCGCCCAAGAAATTAACAACGAATTAAACACTGAAACCCAACTTTGGCTAATTAATTATCTGCAATATTATTACTGGAACAAGTTTAGCCAACAACGCTATCTTGCTCAACTCGAACAAACTCGAAAATCCTTACTTTGTTATGCTCAACCGCGACTCGTTTGGGAATGCACATTTCTAGCAATGTGTCAATAA
- a CDS encoding FHA domain-containing protein, with the protein MTAKPAKPHQEHLLIIEDGKGRNEVILKDPAYSVGRDQKCEICLRSQFVSRRHATLFRKLREDGSAYYQIVDGDAKGKQSVNGLMINGRKMSEHDLKHGDEIVFGPQVFAIYQLRQRDAFPTTPPDDPFDITLIDPAMMIGDPED; encoded by the coding sequence ATGACTGCCAAACCTGCAAAACCGCATCAAGAACATCTATTAATTATCGAAGATGGTAAGGGAAGAAATGAAGTTATTTTAAAAGATCCTGCTTATTCCGTAGGTAGAGATCAAAAATGCGAAATTTGCCTGCGATCGCAGTTTGTCTCCCGTCGCCATGCCACATTATTTAGAAAGTTACGGGAAGATGGCAGCGCCTATTATCAAATAGTTGATGGCGATGCCAAAGGTAAACAAAGTGTTAATGGACTAATGATTAATGGTCGGAAAATGTCCGAACATGACCTCAAACATGGGGACGAAATTGTTTTCGGTCCCCAAGTGTTTGCGATCTACCAACTGCGGCAGCGTGACGCTTTCCCGACAACACCTCCAGACGATCCCTTTGACATTACTTTGATCGATCCGGCAATGATGATCGGCGATCCCGAAGATTAA
- a CDS encoding Uma2 family endonuclease — translation MTLTVQDIKQVQEILQKNHLDYQLELKDGKIILMGPSDIQSSEIGSRLIWLLMNWVAPRNLGRVLDSSGGFILSNSELKAPDVSFISAARLKQSPRYFAQMMPDLMVEIKSQSDRVPPLEEKIQLFLSLGTQVGILIDPDEETVTVYRSTEEPIVLTNADTLTIPELFPGWELAIAQIWPPQF, via the coding sequence ATGACATTAACTGTTCAAGATATCAAACAAGTACAAGAAATTCTCCAAAAAAACCATCTCGACTACCAATTGGAACTGAAAGATGGCAAAATTATCCTTATGGGTCCTTCTGATATTCAATCTAGCGAAATTGGTAGCCGTTTGATTTGGTTGCTGATGAATTGGGTTGCACCCCGCAATCTCGGTCGGGTGTTAGACTCTAGTGGTGGCTTTATTTTGTCGAATAGCGAATTGAAAGCGCCTGATGTTTCTTTTATTTCCGCAGCAAGGTTGAAACAAAGTCCTCGCTATTTTGCTCAAATGATGCCAGATTTGATGGTGGAAATCAAGTCACAAAGCGATCGCGTTCCGCCCCTAGAAGAAAAAATTCAGCTATTCTTAAGTTTAGGGACTCAAGTGGGCATTCTTATCGACCCTGACGAAGAAACTGTGACGGTTTATCGTTCTACTGAGGAACCAATTGTCTTAACTAATGCCGATACTCTCACGATACCAGAACTTTTTCCGGGTTGGGAATTGGCGATCGCGCAAATTTGGCCGCCTCAATTTTAA
- a CDS encoding histidine phosphatase family protein: MTTRVVIVRHGQSSYNALKMIQGRCDESVLTEQGRADALKVGQALSKLNFNAFYASPLQRAKLTAETIQNCLNNPPTLVPHDLLMEIDLPLWEKLKKEDVQTKFAEDYRCWKDTPHQFKMLLSTTEGDKEHFPVLALYQQAQQFWQEIITKHQGGTILIVAHNGINRCLIMSALGIPPERYHSIQQTNCNINVLNFTGGFGEAVQLESLNQTTHLGIPLPLPRSAKNMVRVLLVRHGETEWNRVSRFQGSRDVPLNENGKEQGRKAAEFLKNTELTFAVSSPMLRPKETAEIILENHPEIFLELQPDLCEIGHGLWEGKLEPEIEEEFPDLLRQWREQPEAVQMPEGENLQQVWDRAIACWNDIIQVQSEEAAKQPQTGIIVAHDAINKVILCYLLGLQPKNFWNIKQGNGAVSVIDYPKGTAGYPVLQAINLTTHLSGGVIDRTAAGAL, translated from the coding sequence TTGACTACTCGCGTTGTTATCGTTCGTCACGGTCAAAGCAGCTATAATGCTTTGAAAATGATTCAAGGTCGCTGCGATGAATCTGTACTTACCGAACAAGGTCGTGCTGATGCGCTGAAAGTAGGACAAGCACTTAGTAAACTTAACTTTAACGCATTTTATGCTAGTCCCTTACAACGAGCAAAGCTAACGGCGGAAACTATTCAAAATTGCTTAAATAATCCTCCCACTTTGGTACCTCACGATTTATTGATGGAAATTGATTTACCTTTGTGGGAAAAGTTGAAAAAAGAGGATGTCCAAACAAAATTTGCTGAGGACTATCGCTGTTGGAAAGATACTCCTCATCAGTTTAAAATGTTGCTCTCAACTACCGAAGGAGACAAAGAACATTTTCCGGTGCTGGCTCTTTATCAACAAGCACAGCAATTCTGGCAAGAAATCATTACCAAACACCAAGGCGGGACAATTTTAATTGTCGCTCACAATGGCATCAATCGCTGTTTAATTATGAGCGCGTTAGGCATTCCTCCGGAACGTTATCATTCTATTCAACAGACAAATTGCAACATTAATGTTTTAAATTTTACTGGTGGTTTCGGAGAAGCAGTACAACTAGAATCACTCAACCAAACCACTCATCTAGGAATTCCTTTACCACTACCTCGTTCCGCAAAAAATATGGTACGAGTTTTATTAGTGCGTCATGGAGAAACGGAATGGAATCGAGTTTCCCGCTTCCAAGGTTCTCGCGACGTTCCTCTGAACGAAAATGGCAAAGAACAAGGAAGAAAAGCAGCAGAATTTCTCAAGAATACCGAGTTAACTTTTGCTGTCTCCAGTCCCATGTTGCGCCCCAAAGAAACCGCCGAAATCATTTTAGAAAATCACCCAGAAATCTTTCTAGAATTACAACCAGATTTGTGTGAAATCGGTCACGGATTATGGGAAGGTAAACTAGAGCCAGAAATTGAAGAAGAATTTCCCGATTTATTACGTCAATGGCGAGAACAACCAGAAGCAGTCCAAATGCCCGAAGGCGAGAATTTACAACAAGTGTGGGATCGCGCGATCGCCTGTTGGAATGATATCATTCAAGTACAGTCAGAAGAAGCTGCTAAACAACCACAAACTGGGATTATTGTCGCTCACGATGCCATCAACAAAGTAATCCTTTGCTACCTCCTTGGTTTACAACCAAAAAACTTTTGGAACATCAAACAAGGTAATGGCGCAGTAAGCGTTATTGACTATCCCAAAGGTACAGCAGGCTACCCAGTTTTACAAGCAATTAACCTGACTACTCACCTCAGTGGTGGAGTCATCGATCGAACTGCGGCTGGAGCCTTATAA
- the tmk gene encoding dTMP kinase, whose protein sequence is MGGKLIVFEGVEGGGKTTQIELAKAWLCSRLGEKVPVVVTREPGGTGLGKKIRQLLLEEEEERIGDRAELLLYAADRAQHVSDFLQPWLDKNALVLCDRYTDSTIAYQGYGRGIDLNLIRQLNEIATGGLKSDLTIWFDVEVEIGLSRAKKRGASDRIEQTEIAFHRRVQQGFAELAATSKSRFVRVDANLPVNQVQQQIQLFLQEFLFTHGYSEISAIS, encoded by the coding sequence ATGGGCGGAAAATTGATTGTTTTTGAGGGTGTTGAGGGTGGTGGTAAGACTACCCAAATAGAATTAGCAAAAGCTTGGCTGTGTTCTCGCTTGGGGGAAAAAGTCCCGGTGGTGGTGACTCGCGAACCGGGGGGAACTGGTTTGGGTAAGAAAATTCGTCAATTGTTGCTGGAGGAAGAAGAAGAACGCATTGGCGATCGCGCTGAGTTATTATTGTATGCTGCCGATCGCGCCCAGCACGTTAGCGATTTTCTTCAGCCTTGGTTAGACAAAAATGCCCTGGTTTTGTGCGATCGCTACACCGATTCGACGATCGCTTATCAAGGTTATGGACGTGGTATTGACTTAAATTTAATTCGTCAACTCAACGAAATTGCCACGGGAGGCTTAAAAAGCGACCTGACCATCTGGTTTGATGTAGAAGTGGAAATCGGGCTGTCTAGGGCGAAAAAACGCGGCGCAAGTGACCGAATTGAACAAACAGAGATTGCTTTTCACCGTCGGGTCCAACAAGGTTTTGCTGAATTAGCCGCAACCAGCAAATCTCGTTTCGTCCGTGTTGATGCTAATTTGCCTGTAAACCAGGTACAACAGCAGATTCAGCTATTTTTGCAAGAATTTCTTTTTACTCATGGCTACAGCGAAATTTCCGCGATCTCGTGA
- a CDS encoding serine/threonine protein kinase, producing the protein MWGTTVFASNQILQTRYQLEKQLGHTAAGRQTWLALDNQSGEQVTLKLLAFSPQMQWEELKLFEREAQVLQALSHPRIPRYRDYFSLGKEAGAGLCWFGLVQDYIPGVSVQELLTQGQRFTEAQVRSVAVQVLEILIYLHELSPPVLHRDIKPSNLIWGEDESVYLVDFGAVQAQAAVTGVTFTVVGTSGYAPLEQFWGRAVAASDLYALGATLIHLLTGIAPAELPHQDSRIQFRHLVSIDSSFLVWIEKVTESAIEKRYPTARRALEILQSGLVEPTHNTRRISALRKLHRPVGTYIKLEKSPQSLQIDIPAGGFRKLTIYGALGAFFLLYLGSSFFFLSITLLLTAPTFGLLFTIILVGFFAKFMGERTRISFQGSRFGLERQTLWFRYGQQTGYIGEIFNVLVYKQGEVYEVMIRSAAKNYRLGGALGEHESAWLAQEIQDWLRGS; encoded by the coding sequence ATGTGGGGTACGACTGTGTTTGCATCAAACCAGATATTACAAACCAGATACCAGTTAGAAAAACAGTTAGGACATACGGCTGCTGGTCGTCAAACTTGGTTAGCATTGGATAATCAGTCTGGGGAACAAGTGACGCTGAAATTGCTGGCGTTTAGTCCCCAAATGCAGTGGGAAGAGTTAAAGTTGTTTGAGCGGGAAGCGCAAGTGTTACAAGCTTTAAGTCATCCTCGTATTCCTCGCTATCGAGATTATTTTTCTCTGGGTAAAGAAGCAGGTGCGGGTTTGTGTTGGTTTGGCTTGGTACAGGATTATATTCCTGGTGTTTCTGTGCAAGAATTATTAACGCAAGGTCAGCGCTTTACGGAAGCCCAGGTGCGTTCGGTGGCTGTGCAAGTGCTGGAAATTTTGATTTATTTACACGAATTGTCTCCGCCTGTACTGCATCGGGATATTAAGCCGAGTAATTTGATTTGGGGCGAAGATGAGAGCGTTTATTTGGTAGATTTTGGGGCAGTACAGGCTCAAGCTGCTGTGACTGGGGTTACTTTTACGGTGGTGGGAACGAGTGGTTATGCACCTTTGGAACAATTTTGGGGTCGAGCTGTGGCTGCGTCGGATTTGTATGCTTTGGGCGCAACTCTGATACACTTACTTACGGGTATTGCTCCGGCTGAGTTACCTCATCAAGATTCTCGGATTCAGTTTCGTCATTTAGTTAGTATTGACTCTAGTTTTCTCGTTTGGATTGAAAAGGTTACTGAGTCGGCTATTGAAAAACGTTATCCTACTGCTCGTCGAGCTTTAGAAATATTACAGTCAGGTTTGGTTGAACCTACTCATAATACTCGCAGAATTTCGGCGCTGAGAAAATTACATCGACCTGTTGGTACTTATATCAAATTAGAAAAGTCGCCTCAAAGTTTACAAATTGACATTCCGGCTGGTGGCTTCCGTAAATTAACGATTTATGGTGCGCTTGGGGCATTTTTTTTGCTGTACCTAGGTTCGAGTTTTTTCTTTTTATCGATTACTTTACTTTTAACTGCTCCCACTTTTGGCTTGCTGTTTACAATCATTTTGGTAGGTTTTTTTGCTAAATTTATGGGCGAACGAACTCGAATTTCTTTTCAGGGTTCTCGCTTTGGTTTGGAACGACAAACTTTGTGGTTTCGTTACGGACAACAGACGGGCTATATTGGCGAAATTTTTAATGTTTTAGTTTATAAGCAAGGAGAGGTTTATGAAGTAATGATTCGCTCGGCGGCTAAAAATTATCGACTTGGTGGTGCTTTAGGAGAACATGAAAGTGCTTGGTTGGCGCAAGAAATTCAAGATTGGCTGCGAGGTTCCTAA